A stretch of Amycolatopsis balhimycina FH 1894 DNA encodes these proteins:
- a CDS encoding histidine phosphatase family protein — translation MSTPEQEIEYRQHRFSPPPGSTEIFLVRHGESAPARGDAPFDLVDGQADPDLAPEGRDHAQRVGVRLAGERIDAIYVTTLRRTVQTAAPLAEKLGLTPVVEPDLREIHLGDWENGLFRKYTTDGHPIVDRLWTEQRWDVIPGAESDERFGARLRGALTRIAAAHPDQRVAVFTHGGVIGEVFAQASRSVERFAFLGADNGSISHLVLHGDTWIVRRFNDTAHLATPLG, via the coding sequence ATGAGCACGCCCGAGCAGGAGATCGAATACCGCCAGCACCGGTTCAGCCCACCCCCGGGTTCGACCGAGATCTTCCTGGTCCGGCACGGCGAATCGGCTCCGGCCCGCGGCGACGCCCCGTTCGACCTGGTCGACGGCCAGGCCGACCCGGACCTCGCGCCGGAGGGCCGTGACCACGCCCAGCGCGTCGGCGTCCGGCTCGCCGGGGAGCGGATCGACGCGATTTACGTGACGACGCTGCGCCGCACGGTGCAGACCGCCGCGCCGCTGGCGGAGAAGCTGGGGCTGACCCCGGTCGTCGAGCCGGACCTGCGGGAGATCCACCTCGGCGACTGGGAGAACGGGCTGTTCCGGAAGTACACCACCGACGGCCACCCGATCGTCGACCGGCTGTGGACCGAGCAGCGCTGGGACGTCATCCCGGGCGCGGAGTCCGACGAGCGGTTCGGGGCCCGGCTGCGCGGCGCGCTCACCCGCATCGCGGCCGCGCACCCCGATCAGCGCGTCGCGGTGTTCACCCACGGCGGCGTGATCGGCGAGGTGTTCGCCCAGGCCAGCCGCTCGGTCGAGCGGTTCGCGTTCCTCGGCGCCGACAACGGCTCGATTTCGCACCTGGTGCTGCATGGCGACACCTGGATCGTGCGGCGCTTCAACGACACCGCGCACCTGGCTACTCCGCTCGGCTGA
- a CDS encoding Na+/H+ antiporter, which translates to MHIAAEIVALVVAVLVVSAVARRLDWSAPLCLIVVGVAASYVPGVPEVHLDPEVVLLGLLPPLLYSAAIQTSLIDFRKNRGAIGLMSVGLVVFTALGVGVVAWAVIPGLPLAGGIALGAVVAPPDAVAASVVARRVGMPRKLIRLLEGESLFNDAAALVALRTAIAALAGSVSLWQVGADFFRAAIGGAVVGLVIGFGAAFIRARMDEPVLDTALSFAVPFIAYIPAEAIHGSGVLAVVIAGLILGHKAPQILSGSTRLASRLNWQTIQFLLENMVFLLIGLQLRRILAEVGESGVSLAMLVWICVAVLGATILTRVLWMAGIGTVKRVKRRLLPGKVRAKIWPWRYSAVIAWAGMRGVVTLAAAFVLPADTPQRAVLVLAAFVVVAGTLAVQGMTLPPLIRKLRLPRPDPAEDALQEAAVLHDMTRAALTRLEEIRTDDDPPEIIQRLRDRLQHRADSAWEQLGRQSALAETPSDAYRRLRLELLDVERRQFLKARDSGSADDDVLRKLLERLDIEESMLDRDEAEPAVEGRELRTPAATAGSCKHLAHEWVEKDPSSADSCAACVAEGTTWVHLRMCLKCGNVACCDSSPRRHATRHFHESRHPVMRSYEPGETWRWCFVDKQLG; encoded by the coding sequence GTGCACATCGCGGCAGAGATAGTGGCGCTGGTCGTGGCGGTCCTCGTCGTCAGCGCGGTGGCGCGGCGGCTGGACTGGTCCGCCCCGCTGTGCCTGATCGTCGTCGGCGTCGCCGCCTCGTACGTCCCCGGCGTGCCGGAGGTCCACCTCGACCCCGAGGTCGTGCTGCTGGGCCTGCTGCCGCCGCTGCTGTACTCGGCGGCCATCCAGACGTCGCTGATCGACTTCCGGAAGAACCGCGGGGCGATCGGGCTGATGTCGGTGGGGCTCGTGGTGTTCACCGCCCTCGGCGTCGGCGTGGTCGCCTGGGCGGTGATCCCCGGGCTGCCGCTGGCCGGCGGCATCGCGCTCGGCGCGGTGGTGGCACCGCCGGACGCGGTCGCCGCGAGCGTCGTCGCCCGCCGGGTCGGCATGCCCCGCAAGCTGATCCGGCTCCTGGAAGGCGAGAGCCTCTTCAACGACGCCGCCGCGCTGGTCGCCCTCCGCACGGCCATCGCCGCGCTGGCCGGGTCGGTCAGCCTGTGGCAGGTCGGCGCCGACTTCTTCCGCGCGGCCATCGGCGGGGCCGTGGTCGGCCTGGTCATCGGCTTCGGGGCCGCGTTCATCCGCGCCCGGATGGACGAGCCCGTCCTCGACACCGCGCTGTCGTTCGCCGTGCCGTTCATCGCCTACATCCCGGCCGAGGCGATCCACGGCTCCGGCGTGCTCGCGGTGGTGATCGCCGGGCTCATCCTCGGGCACAAGGCCCCGCAGATCCTGTCCGGCTCGACCCGGCTGGCCAGCAGGCTGAACTGGCAGACCATCCAGTTCCTGCTGGAGAACATGGTCTTCCTGCTGATCGGCCTGCAGCTGCGGCGGATCCTCGCCGAGGTCGGCGAGAGCGGGGTTTCGCTGGCGATGCTCGTCTGGATCTGCGTCGCGGTGCTCGGCGCGACCATCCTCACCCGGGTGCTGTGGATGGCCGGGATCGGCACCGTGAAGCGCGTGAAACGGCGTCTCCTGCCCGGGAAGGTCAGGGCGAAGATCTGGCCGTGGCGCTACTCGGCCGTCATCGCGTGGGCGGGCATGCGCGGGGTGGTGACGCTCGCGGCCGCGTTCGTGCTGCCCGCGGACACCCCGCAGCGGGCCGTGCTGGTGCTCGCGGCGTTCGTCGTCGTGGCCGGCACCCTGGCCGTGCAGGGCATGACGCTGCCACCGCTGATCCGGAAGCTGCGCCTGCCGCGGCCGGACCCCGCGGAGGACGCGCTGCAGGAGGCGGCCGTCCTGCACGACATGACCCGCGCCGCGCTGACCCGGCTCGAGGAGATCCGGACGGACGACGACCCGCCGGAGATCATCCAGCGCCTGCGCGACCGGCTGCAGCACCGCGCCGACTCGGCGTGGGAGCAGCTCGGCCGGCAGAGCGCGCTGGCCGAGACACCGAGCGACGCCTACCGCCGGCTGCGGCTGGAGCTCCTCGACGTCGAACGCCGCCAGTTCCTGAAGGCCCGCGACAGCGGCAGCGCCGACGACGACGTCCTGCGCAAGCTCCTGGAGCGGCTCGACATCGAGGAATCCATGCTCGACCGCGACGAGGCGGAGCCCGCCGTGGAGGGCCGCGAACTGCGCACGCCGGCCGCGACGGCCGGTTCGTGCAAGCACCTGGCCCACGAGTGGGTGGAGAAGGACCCCAGCTCGGCCGACAGCTGCGCCGCGTGCGTCGCCGAGGGCACGACGTGGGTGCACCTGCGGATGTGCCTGAAGTGCGGCAACGTCGCCTGCTGCGACTCCTCGCCGCGCCGCCACGCCACCCGGCACTTCCACGAATCCCGCCACCCGGTGATGCGCAGCTACGAACCGGGCGAGACGTGGCGATGGTGTTTCGTGGACAAGCAGCTGGGTTAG
- a CDS encoding nuclear transport factor 2 family protein, with the protein MTAAENKQLLKTAFDAWATGDIRPLIAAMADDVTWTVGGHNSWAGRFEGKDSVRRDLLGPLGEQFDGTYTSTASRFVAEDDVVVVETQGSVATKSGARYDNKYCFVFRVEDGRIREITEYMDTQLVAEVLPELAR; encoded by the coding sequence TTGACCGCAGCAGAGAACAAGCAGCTCCTGAAGACCGCCTTCGACGCTTGGGCGACCGGCGACATCCGGCCGCTGATCGCCGCGATGGCCGACGACGTCACGTGGACGGTCGGCGGGCACAACAGCTGGGCGGGCCGCTTCGAAGGCAAGGACTCGGTCCGCCGCGACCTGCTCGGGCCGCTCGGCGAGCAGTTCGACGGCACCTACACGAGCACGGCGAGCCGCTTCGTCGCCGAGGACGACGTCGTCGTGGTCGAAACGCAGGGCAGCGTCGCCACCAAGTCCGGGGCGCGCTACGACAACAAGTACTGCTTCGTCTTCCGCGTCGAAGACGGCCGGATCCGCGAGATCACCGAGTACATGGACACCCAGCTGGTCGCCGAAGTGCTCCCCGAGCTGGCCAGGTGA
- a CDS encoding carboxylesterase/lipase family protein: MTTVEIAAGALRGSGRDGVRTFLGVPYAEPPVGELRFRAPRPVPPWSGERDATKWAPRAPQPELTGRGFTGDEDCLYLNVYAPASPGSYPVLVWIHGGGGVIGAPHQFDASAYARRGVVVVTVAYRLGVLGMLHLPGVADSNLSLRDQVAALEWVRDDIGAFGGDPGRVTLAGQSNGGRTVGTLLAVPATRGLVHQAIVQSGTGVGSVVHTPAEGAAVASAVLTELDASPEDLATLPVTRILEAQQRVSAVSGTKVTYRVVVGDELLPSRPLYAVRDVPLLIGTTADEEDLFSWLQSGGAKLLGVGSTMLDAPAVEKAVAAYTELLDWPEDQVRNRALTAGDWWIPAIRFAEAQPDAWMYRLDWRIAPRGRGLGAVHGLDLPLMFDDIRNKNWRFLFAGRAFPAERMQAVATEMFGAWVRFIATGDPGWPRYTPADRVTRLFDDVSTTVADPDRDQRLLWDSL, from the coding sequence GTGACGACGGTGGAGATCGCGGCCGGTGCCCTGCGCGGGTCCGGACGGGACGGGGTCAGGACGTTCCTCGGGGTGCCGTACGCCGAGCCGCCGGTGGGGGAGCTGCGGTTCCGAGCGCCCCGGCCGGTGCCGCCGTGGTCCGGCGAGCGCGACGCGACGAAGTGGGCGCCCCGCGCGCCGCAGCCCGAGCTGACCGGGCGCGGGTTCACGGGCGACGAGGACTGCCTGTACCTGAACGTCTACGCGCCGGCTTCGCCTGGCTCGTACCCGGTGCTGGTGTGGATCCACGGCGGAGGCGGCGTGATCGGCGCGCCGCACCAGTTCGACGCGTCCGCGTACGCGCGGCGGGGCGTGGTCGTCGTGACGGTCGCCTACCGGCTCGGCGTGCTCGGGATGCTGCACCTGCCCGGCGTCGCCGACTCGAACCTCTCGCTGCGCGACCAGGTGGCTGCCCTCGAGTGGGTGCGGGACGACATCGGGGCGTTCGGGGGCGATCCGGGCCGCGTCACGCTGGCCGGGCAGTCCAACGGCGGCCGCACGGTCGGGACGTTGCTGGCCGTGCCGGCCACGCGCGGGCTCGTGCACCAGGCGATCGTGCAGAGCGGCACCGGCGTCGGCTCGGTCGTCCACACCCCGGCCGAAGGCGCGGCGGTCGCTTCGGCGGTGTTGACGGAACTGGACGCCTCGCCGGAGGACCTGGCGACACTGCCGGTGACGCGGATTCTCGAGGCGCAGCAACGGGTTTCGGCGGTCTCGGGCACCAAGGTGACTTACCGCGTGGTCGTCGGCGACGAGCTGCTGCCGTCTCGGCCGCTCTACGCCGTCCGCGACGTCCCGCTGCTCATCGGGACGACAGCCGACGAGGAAGACCTGTTCAGCTGGCTGCAGTCGGGCGGCGCGAAGCTCCTCGGCGTCGGTTCGACGATGCTGGACGCCCCCGCGGTCGAAAAGGCCGTCGCGGCCTACACCGAGCTGCTCGATTGGCCGGAAGACCAGGTCCGCAACCGCGCGCTGACGGCGGGGGACTGGTGGATCCCGGCGATCCGCTTCGCCGAGGCACAGCCGGACGCCTGGATGTACCGCCTGGACTGGCGGATCGCCCCCCGCGGCCGCGGTCTGGGCGCGGTACACGGGCTCGACCTGCCGCTGATGTTCGACGACATCCGCAACAAGAACTGGCGGTTCCTCTTCGCCGGGCGCGCGTTCCCGGCCGAGCGGATGCAGGCGGTGGCGACGGAGATGTTCGGCGCCTGGGTCCGGTTCATCGCCACCGGCGACCCGGGCTGGCCGCGCTACACCCCGGCGGACCGCGTCACGCGCCTCTTCGACGACGTCTCCACCACGGTCGCCGACCCCGACCGCGACCAGCGCCTCCTCTGGGACTCCCTCTGA
- a CDS encoding glycosyl hydrolase 2 galactose-binding domain-containing protein has product MSYRQRRIRTLLAAVVLAAGVSGTTVPAATGQEPARAVVAAASPATAVPGFLIQTSAQVSDDSAVSKPGYNTAGWYPVGPRSTVYAGLLANGKYADPFYSTNMKNVPAADFQVPWWYRTDLTVADPTQRTYLDFSGVLSKADVWVNGTRIADKTQVNGAYTRHDLDITAQVKAGTNSIAFKVYPNDPNKDLSMGWIDWAQTPPDQNMGIVRDVLVRRSGPVALRGGHVVTKLTGLTHADLTVKADVRNDSAAAVSTTVSGTVAGKPISQTVSLAAKEKKTVTFPVTGIDNPQIWWPAGMGGQPLYDLDLTASAGGTASDSSHSSFGVRQVTATKNSSGGRAYTINGRPLLIKGGGYSPDLFLRWNEQYAADKLAYVKDLGLNTVRLEGHIEPDEFFDLADRMGVLTLPGWECCDKWEGQVNGSEKGDPWTAADYPVAKASMTAEAERLRDHPSVISFLIGSDFAPDATIEKNYLDALNAADWQTPVVPAASAKSSPQLGSSGMKMNGPYDYVPPNYWYDKAHSDLGGAWGFNSETSAGPDIPTMDTLKRMMSSGELDTLWKNPSAAQYHRSSSSTFANLKLFGNALTGRYGKPASLDDFVRKAQLAQYENVRAEFESHSRNFSDSSNPATGIIYWMLNSGWTSLHWQLFDTYLDQNGSYFGAKKANEPLHIQYSYDTKSVVVVNHNHDAASGLTARMQLFNLDGTSKFDQSKAVSVGGDGAKTTALTIGSVSGLSTTYLAKLVLTDASGKEVSRNVYWLSTKADTLDWGNSDWYYTPTTSYADLSGLNGLAQVGVDTTASSTTNGDGTTTTKVTLKNGSSGKVPAFFVDAHMVGAAGAPVLPVRWTDNQVSLWPGESTTLTATYRTADLKGAKPSVRVAGWNTGTKTVPADGTVDPGPGTPADYQAEDATITNGVVESNHTGFTGSGFVNYDNATGSAVEFSVTAAAAGPANVVLRFANGTTANRPMDITVNGTTVASGVAFGGTGNWDTWQTVTIPVTLTAGPNKIKATATTATGGPNVDKITV; this is encoded by the coding sequence GTGAGCTATCGGCAGAGAAGAATCCGGACCCTCCTGGCGGCGGTGGTGCTCGCCGCCGGCGTGAGCGGGACGACCGTCCCGGCCGCGACCGGGCAGGAACCGGCGAGAGCGGTGGTCGCCGCCGCGAGCCCGGCGACCGCGGTCCCCGGCTTCCTGATCCAGACGTCGGCGCAGGTCAGCGACGACTCCGCGGTCTCCAAACCCGGCTACAACACCGCCGGCTGGTACCCGGTCGGCCCGCGGTCGACCGTCTACGCCGGGCTGCTGGCCAACGGCAAGTACGCCGACCCGTTCTACTCGACGAACATGAAGAACGTGCCGGCCGCCGACTTCCAGGTCCCGTGGTGGTACCGCACCGACCTCACCGTCGCCGACCCCACCCAGCGCACGTACCTCGACTTCAGCGGCGTGCTGTCCAAGGCCGACGTCTGGGTCAACGGGACGCGGATCGCCGACAAGACGCAGGTCAACGGCGCCTACACCCGCCACGACCTCGACATCACCGCGCAGGTGAAGGCGGGGACGAACAGCATCGCGTTCAAGGTCTACCCGAACGACCCGAACAAGGACCTGTCGATGGGCTGGATCGACTGGGCGCAGACCCCGCCGGACCAGAACATGGGCATCGTGCGGGACGTCCTCGTCCGGCGCAGCGGCCCGGTGGCGCTGCGCGGCGGCCACGTCGTCACGAAGCTGACCGGGCTGACCCACGCCGACCTGACAGTGAAGGCCGACGTCCGCAACGACTCCGCGGCCGCCGTCTCCACGACGGTCTCCGGCACGGTCGCCGGCAAACCGATCAGCCAGACCGTGAGCCTGGCGGCGAAGGAGAAGAAGACCGTCACCTTCCCGGTGACCGGGATCGACAACCCGCAGATCTGGTGGCCGGCCGGGATGGGCGGGCAGCCGCTCTACGACCTCGACCTGACCGCGAGCGCCGGCGGCACGGCGTCGGATTCCTCGCACTCGAGCTTCGGTGTCCGCCAGGTGACGGCGACCAAGAACTCGAGCGGCGGCCGGGCGTACACGATCAACGGGCGCCCGCTGCTGATCAAGGGCGGCGGCTACTCGCCGGACCTGTTCCTGCGCTGGAACGAGCAGTACGCGGCCGACAAGCTCGCCTACGTCAAGGACCTCGGGCTCAACACCGTGCGCCTGGAGGGGCACATCGAGCCGGACGAGTTCTTCGACCTCGCCGACCGGATGGGCGTGCTGACCCTGCCCGGCTGGGAGTGCTGCGACAAGTGGGAGGGCCAGGTCAACGGCAGCGAGAAGGGTGACCCGTGGACCGCCGCGGACTACCCGGTCGCGAAGGCGTCGATGACCGCGGAGGCCGAGCGGCTGCGCGACCACCCGAGCGTCATCTCGTTCCTCATCGGCAGCGACTTCGCCCCCGACGCGACGATCGAGAAGAACTACCTCGACGCGCTGAACGCCGCGGACTGGCAGACGCCGGTCGTGCCGGCCGCGTCGGCGAAGTCGTCGCCGCAGCTGGGGTCGTCCGGGATGAAGATGAACGGGCCGTACGACTACGTCCCGCCGAACTACTGGTACGACAAGGCGCACAGCGACCTCGGCGGTGCGTGGGGCTTCAACTCCGAAACCAGCGCCGGGCCGGACATCCCGACCATGGACACGCTCAAGCGGATGATGTCGTCCGGTGAGCTGGACACGCTGTGGAAGAACCCGTCGGCCGCGCAGTACCACCGGTCCTCGTCGTCGACGTTCGCGAACCTGAAGCTGTTCGGCAACGCGCTGACCGGCCGCTACGGCAAGCCGGCGAGCCTCGACGACTTCGTCCGGAAGGCGCAGCTGGCGCAGTACGAGAACGTCCGCGCCGAGTTCGAGTCGCACTCGCGGAACTTCAGCGACAGCTCGAACCCGGCCACCGGGATCATCTACTGGATGCTCAACAGCGGCTGGACGTCGCTGCACTGGCAGCTGTTCGACACCTACCTCGACCAGAACGGCTCCTACTTCGGGGCCAAGAAGGCGAACGAACCACTGCACATCCAGTACTCGTACGACACCAAGTCGGTCGTGGTGGTCAACCACAACCACGACGCGGCGTCCGGCCTGACCGCGCGCATGCAGCTGTTCAACCTGGACGGCACGTCGAAGTTCGACCAGTCCAAGGCCGTTTCGGTGGGCGGTGACGGTGCGAAGACCACCGCGCTGACCATCGGCTCGGTGAGCGGGCTGTCGACGACGTACCTGGCGAAGCTGGTCCTGACCGATGCGTCGGGCAAGGAGGTCAGCCGGAACGTGTACTGGCTGTCCACCAAGGCCGACACGCTGGATTGGGGCAACAGCGACTGGTACTACACGCCGACGACGTCGTACGCCGACCTGTCCGGGCTGAACGGCCTGGCCCAGGTCGGGGTGGACACGACCGCGTCCTCGACGACGAACGGCGATGGCACCACGACGACCAAGGTGACGCTGAAGAACGGCTCCTCCGGCAAGGTGCCGGCGTTCTTCGTCGACGCGCACATGGTCGGCGCGGCGGGCGCGCCGGTGCTGCCGGTGCGCTGGACCGACAACCAGGTCAGCCTCTGGCCCGGCGAGTCGACGACGCTGACGGCGACCTACCGGACCGCGGACCTCAAGGGCGCCAAGCCGTCCGTGCGGGTCGCGGGCTGGAACACCGGGACGAAGACCGTGCCCGCCGACGGCACCGTCGACCCCGGCCCGGGTACCCCGGCCGACTACCAGGCCGAGGACGCGACGATCACCAACGGCGTCGTGGAGTCGAACCACACCGGCTTCACCGGCAGCGGGTTCGTCAACTACGACAACGCGACCGGCAGCGCGGTGGAGTTCTCCGTGACCGCGGCCGCGGCGGGCCCCGCGAACGTCGTCCTGCGGTTCGCCAACGGCACCACGGCGAACCGGCCGATGGACATCACGGTCAACGGCACGACCGTGGCGTCCGGGGTGGCGTTCGGCGGCACCGGGAACTGGGACACCTGGCAGACGGTCACGATCCCGGTCACCCTCACGGCCGGACCGAACAAGATCAAGGCGACCGCGACGACCGCCACCGGCGGCCCGAACGTCGACAAGATCACCGTCTAG
- a CDS encoding YchJ family protein translates to MPPAPCPCGLTESYAACCGRFHDGGLTAPTAELLMRSRFSAFAVGDTEYLLRTWHPDTRPRRLTLDPGQEWTRLEILGRTAGGLLHAEGTVEFRAHYRHRGRDGFLEENSRFRREDGHWVYLDAEA, encoded by the coding sequence ATGCCTCCCGCCCCGTGCCCGTGCGGCCTCACCGAGTCCTACGCCGCCTGCTGTGGCCGGTTCCACGACGGCGGGCTCACCGCTCCCACCGCCGAGCTGCTGATGCGCTCGCGGTTCAGCGCCTTCGCCGTCGGCGACACCGAGTACCTGCTGCGCACCTGGCACCCGGACACCCGGCCGCGGCGGCTGACGCTCGACCCCGGCCAGGAGTGGACGCGGCTGGAGATCCTCGGCCGCACCGCGGGCGGGCTGCTGCACGCCGAGGGCACCGTCGAGTTCCGGGCGCACTACCGCCACCGCGGCCGGGACGGCTTCCTCGAGGAGAACAGCCGCTTCCGCCGCGAGGACGGCCACTGGGTCTACCTCGACGCCGAAGCGTGA
- the rnhA gene encoding ribonuclease HI, with product MDVEIYTDGACSGNPGPGGWGAVLRYGRHERELYGGEATPTTNNRMELTAPIRALESLTRPSQVRVYTDSTYVRNGITQWLPRWKNNGWQTAAREPVKNADLWQRLDAATGEHQVEWLWVKGHAGHPENERADRLAVRGAQEARETGKPVNAG from the coding sequence GTGGACGTGGAGATCTACACCGACGGCGCGTGCAGCGGGAACCCCGGACCGGGCGGCTGGGGCGCGGTGCTGCGCTACGGACGGCACGAGCGCGAGCTGTACGGCGGCGAAGCCACCCCGACGACGAACAACCGGATGGAGCTGACCGCGCCGATCCGGGCCCTGGAGAGCCTGACCCGGCCGTCGCAGGTCCGCGTCTACACGGACAGCACATACGTCCGCAACGGAATCACGCAGTGGCTGCCCCGCTGGAAGAACAACGGCTGGCAGACGGCGGCGCGTGAGCCGGTCAAGAACGCGGACCTGTGGCAGCGCCTCGACGCGGCGACCGGCGAGCACCAGGTCGAATGGCTGTGGGTCAAGGGCCACGCGGGCCACCCGGAGAACGAGCGCGCCGACCGGCTCGCGGTGCGCGGGGCGCAAGAGGCGCGGGAGACCGGGAAGCCGGTCAACGCCGGTTAG
- a CDS encoding Crp/Fnr family transcriptional regulator, with protein sequence MNGHDEAAEGALLAHLSEDDRDYLLAMGTRRRFRANAFVLMEGDPSDHVHVLVSGWVRVSTIVEDGREVLFGLRGPGEVLGDLAAINGWARTASCRAIEPCTTVQLTGAQFLAVLRTRPEIAIATLKTVAARLRAAESARVDSAAFDVSRRVAVVLLRLAEEHGRRVPEGVVIEAALSQADIAAQIGAARRTVARALAVLRQRGIVETGRRRILIRQLRVLRAFARSEPNGTQGP encoded by the coding sequence ATGAACGGGCACGACGAGGCGGCGGAGGGGGCGCTCCTGGCCCATCTCTCCGAAGACGATCGAGACTACCTGCTCGCCATGGGCACCCGTCGCCGGTTCCGCGCGAACGCCTTCGTGCTCATGGAGGGCGACCCGTCCGACCACGTCCACGTGCTGGTCTCCGGCTGGGTGCGGGTCTCCACGATCGTCGAAGACGGCCGCGAGGTGCTCTTCGGGCTGCGCGGTCCCGGCGAGGTGCTGGGCGACCTCGCGGCGATCAACGGCTGGGCGCGGACGGCGTCGTGCCGCGCGATCGAGCCGTGCACCACCGTTCAGCTGACCGGCGCCCAGTTCCTCGCCGTCCTGCGGACGCGGCCGGAAATTGCCATCGCGACGCTCAAGACCGTCGCCGCCCGGCTCCGCGCCGCCGAGTCCGCCCGGGTCGACTCGGCCGCCTTCGACGTCAGCCGGCGGGTCGCGGTGGTCCTCCTGCGGCTGGCCGAGGAACACGGGCGGCGCGTCCCGGAGGGCGTGGTCATCGAGGCCGCGCTCTCGCAGGCCGACATCGCCGCGCAGATCGGCGCCGCCCGGCGTACCGTCGCGCGGGCCCTGGCCGTGCTGCGGCAGCGGGGGATCGTCGAGACCGGTCGTCGCCGGATCCTCATCCGCCAGCTGCGCGTCCTTCGGGCCTTCGCCCGTTCTGAGCCAAACGGCACACAAGGCCCGTGA